In Synergistaceae bacterium, the genomic window CCAAAGCGCAATTGGTACGCGTGGCGCGTATGTTGGGTTTCGATGGGTATTCGAGCCTGAAGGCCATTCTCAAACAGGCTTTGCTCGAACAGATCAGTGCTTCCGCCATTGTGGAAGGTTTTGAGAATACAAATATTCCACAAAATTTATGCCGCCTGGAACACGCCAATATCGACGAAACACTTCAGAACCTTTCACCGGACGCCATAGTCCGGTTTTGCGAGGCTGTCAAAAAGGCCGCGACGGTTTATTGCATGGGCTGGGGCATTTCCTCCCTGGTGGTGGAATGGTTTTACACTCGTCTTACGGAGTTAGGTCTAAAGGCGATTCTCGCGCGGCGCGGATCGCTATCGCTGCTGGAACAAACCCGGGCACTGGAGCCCACAGACCTGTTGATTGTTTGCGAACTGCCCAGTTACGTCATCGAGGTGACGGAGGCAGTCGAAAAAATTTATAAAAAAGGAGCTTTTGTCGTGACCTTGACGGATAGCCCTGCGGCGCCCATTTGTCGATATGCTCATCTATCTCTGTACGTTGGAGA contains:
- a CDS encoding MurR/RpiR family transcriptional regulator; translated protein: MNALELQKFIREKIDTFPAKTRRVAEYLLTNSSEVAFHSISDVADKLSVSKAQLVRVARMLGFDGYSSLKAILKQALLEQISASAIVEGFENTNIPQNLCRLEHANIDETLQNLSPDAIVRFCEAVKKAATVYCMGWGISSLVVEWFYTRLTELGLKAILARRGSLSLLEQTRALEPTDLLIVCELPSYVIEVTEAVEKIYKKGAFVVTLTDSPAAPICRYAHLSLYVGDISPTFGSSLIGPMFTVHVLTSVLAFNLGEEGQVALATQREGLHDERVYFPAYGLRY